The following DNA comes from Budorcas taxicolor isolate Tak-1 unplaced genomic scaffold, Takin1.1 scaffold381, whole genome shotgun sequence.
GGTTGTAAATATCtaacctggagcccatctatctcctgttTCTGAAAATGCAAACGAGAGGTATACGTGTATATGTCCAGCCTGAAGTCCACTTTTTTCCTGCCCCAAGAAATGTAAACAGGAGCCTCATTGCAAATACCTAGCCTGGGACCCATCAGCCTTCTGTCTCAGTTCTATCCAAGAAATCCTTtttatctgtctttctttcttcctgcctgtctggcttcctttctttcttttaaatgggCATCTTTACTCATCTATAATGATGATTAGCTGGATCATGACTAGAGAGATaagtttatgagaaaaaaaaacaacacattagTACTCAAAACTATGAGCATAATTTCTTCTCTGGCTCTAGAGGACCTTATCAGCAGTCTATGTGTAGTACCGCAAAGGGCTCCAAGCCTGAGCCTCTGAATTGTATTGTTTCACAGTCTTGACTTTGGAACAGGGATAGCAGTGCAAAATCATTGTTTGGAAAGGGAGAGTGGAGTGTCCTATGTCGCAACACCAATATGTTCCAAATAGCAATTCTCTGACACCAAGTGGTGTCCTAAGCTTCGATTCAATGGCACAGATCTCATAAGTGAAGGGAGCCCACAAGACTGCctcccacttcagatgccagtggCAAGTGGGGTGCCCAGTCACCCACAACTTCTGCCTGTGACTGCAAATTCCAGCATTCCCATGACCACCTCATGAGAGTGGTGGTTTTGACCCCATTCAGATTCAATAATTTGCTGAAATGATTCACAGCCCTCAGGAAAGCACTATACTTACGGTTTTATTTTAGAAGatacaactcaggaacagccaatGTAAGAGGTACATAGACTAAGGTGGAAAGGTGGGCATGGAATTTCCATACCCTCTCTGGATGGGCTACCCTACCAGCTCATTGAGGTTTTCACCAGCCCAGAAACTCCTTGAGCCTCATtgattcaagtttttttttaatctttaaagaaatttttttatctgtttatttttggttgtgctggctctttgttggtgcgcaggctttctctggttgtggcgagtggAGGCTACTCCGTAATTGTGGTAcacgggtttctcattgtggtggcttttctttttgCAGAGCGTATGCCCTGGGGTGcaagggcttcaggagttgcagctcccaggctctagagcacaggctcagtagttgtggtgcgggggcttagctgctctgtggtgtgtggtatattcctagatcagggatcaaaactgggtctcctgcactggcagacggattcttcaccactgagccatcagggaagcccttttctttaatttttacaaattaaaaaaaaattatttggctgtgctgggtcttagttgcggcatgcaggatctttaggtGAGGCCTTCGGGCtcctagttgcagcgtgtggggtcTCGTTCCTTGATGAGGGGCTGAACCtgagccctctgcactgggagcacggagtcttagctgctggaccaccagggaagtcccacttcaGGGTTTTTATGTGGGATTTTATTACAGATGTACAACGGATTAAATCATTCGTCATGTAACTGAACTCAATGGCCAATCCTTTACCCTCCCTGGGGCCTGGGGTTGGGGCTGAAAATTCTGACCTTTTAAATACATGGTtgagggcatccctggtggctcagtggtaaagaatccaccggccgatgcaggagacacgggttcaattcctgatctaggaagatccctCACGCCGAGGAACAGCTAAGCCCAGGAGCCGCACTACTGCAGCCTGcatccctggagcctgtgctctgcagcgagAGAAGGCACTGCGATGAGAGGTCCAAGCACCGAAACCAGAGCGTAGCCCTTgctccccgcaactagagaaaagcctgagcagcgtgaagaaccagcacagccaaaaaaaaaataagtaaataaaatattaaaaaaaaacaaaacatggttGAAGGGGTTCATTTGGGATAACAAAAGACACTACTGTCACTTGGGGAAATCcaggggttttaggagctctgtgctggGAACCGCAGACAAAGACCCAATACATTTCATTATGCTGTATGTTCCCATCACCTCCCCCAGTTAAATCTATGACATGAGCAAAACCCATGATTTGTTACACAAATACAACCTCAAGACAAGTCCCCAGCACCACCTTCCAAAAAGGATTTCAGAAGTTGCCTTGCTTTTCAGTGGGAGGCACACTCCCACTCCCGGGATCAAATCCCTCCCTTTACCTTTTGCCAGCAGGAGGGCCTGGGACAAGTCACCAGACCTCCAACttggtttcctcacttgtaaCATGAGACAGTAACTCCTGTCTCAGAGGCTGTTTAATGAGATGATGGGCATCCAGGTGTCTGGCAAGCAGAGGTGCACAGTACCTGTTTGGGGAAACATTCCTTTCCCTTCTATTCTTtcgttttttaattaattacttttggctgcactaggtcttcattgctacatgcgggctttctctcgttgcagtcagagggggctactcttcccTGCAGCCTGCAGACTTCTCTTGATGGTGgtctctcttgctgcagagcacagactcgagAGCACGAGACCTTCAGTAGCTGCAGGATGTGGGCtcgtggcccacgggcttagctgccctgtggcacgtgggatcttcccagaccagggatcgaacccatgttccctgcactggcaggcagagtcttaaccactggatcgttGGGGAAATCCCTCCCCTTTTGTTCTAATTATGTAATCCCTGGCACTCCTGGTCGGGACTCTGATCCTTGTGGGACTTGACTGTCTGTATCTTTCCTGTTAGACTCTCAACTAaggcccccaacacacacaacacacacacacacacacacacacccaacaatGGTAACACACACCATCTGAGCCCCGAGGCCTGATTTTATCATTAACTAACTAGGTGACCTCAGACAAGTCCCAAGTCCCTGCccttctttgggctccaaaatgttTGTAGAAAGAGAGTCTGGGAGCTGAGGTTCAGGGAGGTGGAAGGTGCCTTCTGTTCTGACTGAGCGCTTGGCAGCAATCAGCACCAGGGTGTGAAGCTGAGAGAAGCAACCAATAAGAGTCTGAATAGCTTAAAACTTTATTATGGGCAAAAAGTACTGGCTTGAGGACTCACAGCTAAATACAACTTCCCAAGAACAAATGTAGATAAGGAAAGGGAAGGATGTCTGAGGCCTGGCTGGGGCCAGGACTGGGACCAAGGCCAATACATTATTGAAGTCTGCCCTCAGAGTCCCAGCTGAGCCTGGGAAGGGGCGAGGGGACCCAGAACCATTCAGCCCAGCACAGGGAGCACCAGGGAGAGGCcccagccaggcctccctcacCTCTGCGACAGGAACAGAGCCATGCACCATGAAGAAGTGCTCCCGACTCCCCAAAGACCAAAAGCAGGACTCTTCCCTGGGATCATTCTGTATTACAGAGACGGGCTCCTCCAGTACCATCTACCTGCCACCTGGGGAATGGCTGAGAGCTGGACAAAGACAGAGCCTCGCAGAGTGTGCAGGCACCAGGCAGGGCTCAGGGTTGATGTCACGACCTCAGGGCATGAGCTCAGCCTTCCACTTCTGCAGCTTCTGGTCCATGGCCCGGAGCGTGGATTCATCCTGCACCAACGCAGATCAATCCTACCCCTCTCCCCAGCAGGTCTGAGGAGGCTTGGGGAGCTCTGCCCTCCCCAGGCCTGTCCTTTACCTTCACGAAACAGAAGCGGATATAGTGGTCAAAGAACTTCTGGTGTGGCACGCTGACGAAGGTGGACACTGGAATGGCCATCAagccctggggaggaggaagcCCATGTCTCAACCATCCCACAGCCTGGCAGGCCTCTGGGGGGCCTCAGGGGATCAGAGGGGTCCATgataaagaaggagaaagagaataagCTTCAATGCAGCACCTCCCAGTGCTGTGTCAAGGTCAGAGGTAAAACATCCCAAAGCACCATTCCAAGTTCCTCCTTATGTACAGAGGAGAGAGGGCGGCTGAGAGCAAGGAAGATCACCTGGCAGGTCAGGGCAGAGTCATAGAAGAAATGTCTTAGAATCGTAGCACTGAGCTGGATGGACCTCAGAGTTAATGGGCCAACCCCTCATTgtacagatgggaagactgaggcccTGAGAGGGTAGGAATTCCTGCCAGCCCACAAGGCCTATTGGAGCACATTAAAAACAGGCTCTCCTTTCCTTGAAATGGATACAACCCTGAACCACGGCTCAGGGCAGAGGCCGGGCTGGATTTTGGCCCATCAGCTCGGGGGTCAGGCGCCCTTAGCAGTGCACAGCCTGTAAAACACACACAGCCGCCGGCAGAGGTCCAGCTCACCTTATTCTTGATCATCCACTTGACGAATCGTCTGTCGTAGGGCTCATCTGCCGCTCCGGGCAAGTCAGGCATCTTGTTTTCTGGGGGACAGAGGACGTGCTGGGTCCTGGGCAGCCTCCAGggccccagccccggccccgccTGGCCGGGCCCACTTACTGAAGTCCGAGATGTCTGTGATGAGGAAGTAGCTGCCCTGGGGGATCACAGGCCGGAGGCCCACGGACTGTAGGCTCTGTATCATGTGGTCGCGGCAGCGCTGGATGTACTGTGGGAACTGCACAAAGTAGCTGCTGGGTTGGCCGAAGTGCAGCTGCTCCCGCTCGAAGCTCTGAGCCACTGCGGCCTGGGGAGGGCATGGGGGCGGGTGGAGGGGGGGCGGTGAGCAGGTCAGGTGTGACCCGACCTTGGAGCTGGCCCAAACGCCTCTCTTGCCCCGCCCCTATCTGGGCCCGCCCCTCACCTGACCACGCCCCTCCTGGCCACGCCCCCTCACCTGGCACTGCGTGGCACAGTGATAGATGGAGTTCTGGTGCACAGTACGCAGGTGCTTCATGAGACTGTCCGGGCCAAGGACCCAGCCCACCTGGACCAAGAACATAGGGAGAGGGTGAGGCCCTTGGGGGCCCAGCCAAACCCTTTCCGGATTCCCAGGCCAGCCTCTCCCGCCAACGATTGTGGAGGGAGGGCTCCCCATCCCCCCATACTCTCTCACCTTCCAGCCTGTGACACTGAAGGTCTTGCCAGCGCTACCGATGGTCAGGGTGCgttcccacatgccagggaggcTGGCTGCCCAAGATCAAAGAGAGCGGCTGCTGAGACGGGGGTGGGGGCACGGAGTGGGAGCTGGGTACCAGCAGGGACCCTGGCTCTCAGTGCCTCGGACTCCACTCCGTGCTAAGCTATTTCCAAGACTTATTTGAGCCCCTCCTCATGACAACCTCGGGAGGTAGGTGCCACTGTGTTCCCCTGTCCCAAGAGAGGTGAAGTCACAGCCCCAGGTCACCTGACCTGTGTGGGTCCAGACCCCTTGGTCCTAATCACCAGACCTGCGCTGACACCAGACTGGGCTCAAGGCCCTGCCGCAAAGGTCCAGGGGTACGGGGCGCCCTGGCCCGCTTGGCTCACCGATGCTGATGTGCTGGAACCCATCGAAGACCAACCACTGGTACACCTCGTCTGTGATGCACACCACGTCATGCTGCTGGCACAGGCTGGCCACCAGCTCCagctcttccctggagaacaCCTGCAGGGACCGTCCCCCACCAGAGAGGCCAGCTCAGAGCAATGCGAGCGCACGGCCAGAGCCGGTGCCAAGGGCTTCTCTGCCCTCTCCTAACCCTGCAACAGTGACCCTGTGAGGTCAGTTGTGAGATAACAGAAAATATCTCTATTGGTCTCTGCCCCGGTTTCTGGCACAGAACTCCTAAAACCCTTGCAACTACTAAGGGGTAAAAGCACTggagggtttccccggtggcgctagtggtaaagaacctgcctgccaatgcaggagacataagagatgcgggttcgatccctgggtcaggaagatcccctggaggggggcatggcaacccactccagtattcttgtctggagaatcccatgacgcAGGAGTCTGGtcgtctacagtccatggggtcgcaaagagctggacacactgaagcaactgagcacgcatgcacaagaGCACTAGAAGCATCTTTTGCTCTAAGGTCGGGTCTTTGATCCTGACCTTGACACAGGCAATGGAAGCCCCTGTACACTCCTAAGAGATAAGAGCACTAGGAGCATTTTTGTTCTAGTGAGGTGACTCTAAGTGGGCTCCTGGATCAAGGCTGGCCACCAGGGAGACCACacaagccatgattagaagcCTGACATTTTCAGCCCCCTCCCATATCCCACTTCCTGCCacttccccagagaagggagaggggttGGAAATGGAGTTGATAATTGATGCCTCCATCAAAATCCTGATAGGTGGGGTTTGGGGAGCTTGCAGAGGTGGATGAGCTCATGCGGGCACCCGGAGGCTGACGCACCCCAACTCCACAGGGGCAGAAGCAAGCACCTGTTCTCGGGCACCTCCCAGACCTCGCCATACTTGTCTCTTCATCGGGttgttcatctgtatcctttatcatCTCCTTTAATTAACTGAGAACTGTTAGTAGGTGTGTCCCTGAGTCCTGTGAGCCACTCAGATGAATTGAACCTGAAGAGGGGGTTGTGGGCATCTCAGATTTACAGCCAcaggtcagaagcacaggtgacaaacTGACTTGTGGTTGGCGTCtgaagtggggtggggggcagccttGTCAGACTGGGCCCTTCACTGCTGGGAGCTGACACCATCTCCAGGTAGACAGTGTCAGGACTGAATTAAATGGAATTGAACTTTGTGGGACACCCAGCTGGTCTCACAGAACTGCTTAGTGTGGGGAAACAAAGAACCCCGTGTATCTGGTGTCAGCAGCTTCGAGTGTGATAATGGTAACAGTAAAGGAGAAACAGGTGGGAGACTGGGTCTTCCTTGACATCGGTTCTGtcacattcccattttacagatgagaaaagtggagTGGTGAAGTCTCGGGTCCGGGTCTGTGGGGGAGTAATAGAGGCTTCCAGCCCAGCCCACTACCGCTGACACCTTCCCTGGGGAtccctgccccaggccctgggACCCCAGGAGCCTCGATCCTCAGAGCTCTCCGCAGTCAGCTCTCCcacttcacagataagaaaactgaggccccatGGCAGCACACGAGTAACAGAACAGGGACGCAAGCCAATCTGGAGGGGCACCCGGGAGGAGGTCCCTCAGGTACCTTTCCCAGGGGGTTGTTGGGTGTGTTGAGGATGAAGGCTTTAGTGCGAGATGTGAACTTGCTGGCCAGCTCCGTGGGATCCAGCTGCCAGTTGCTGCTGGAATCCGGTTCTCCCTTCTGGGTGGGGCTCTGcaagaggagggaggcagggtggcAATGCTTACTCCTTGACTTTCATCTGTAGGAATTCGGCTCCTCCCTCCCAGGCATCTGTCTCCACCGTCTCTCCTCTGGGGCTCTGgacacccctccccccatcctgGAGAAACTGGCCTCCtccacttccttccttctttccacctCCCCGGGTTCAACCCAGCACACTCCTTGGACCCCTCTGCCTACCCACACCCCAACCAGCATCCTCACCGGCTTCAGGGACACAAACACAGGGCGACCCCCTGCCATCAATGTCATGGGCTCATAACAGTCAAAAAAAGGCTCGACGATGATAACCTAGTACAAAGGTCAGATGAGCTGGGGCTGGCACCACCCGGACCCTTCACCCCTACCCAGCCCGGGCTTTGCCCATTCACCTCATCTCCTTCATCCACCAGGGCCTGGAAGGCTGTGAACAGGGCCCCGTAGGCACCCACGGTTACCAGCACGTTCTTGAGTGGGTCTATCTCCTGTCCCAGCAACTTCCCAAAGAAACTGGCCAGAATCTTCGTCAGGGGTGGGTAACCCTGCCAGGACAGCACGGGTCAGGTGCCTGGCTCAGTCTGGGCCCACCCTCCTGTTCAGACACTCTCTGCAATTCTAGCATCTTTCAGCAGCAAACCTGGGGGTCAAGTCAGCTTCTGTGGGGTGGGTTctttcacctccaccaccaccccttgCCATGaagcctgctctgtgccaggcccacCACCCAGGGCTGGGATTGATGGGGAACCAGACAGAGTGTACGCCTTCACGAATGACAGTCCAGTGGAACCCTCAAAATAGCAACAACTCCAAGCTTTAAACATCTCCCTTTAAGTTTAAGAGAgtttaagggacttcccttgaggctcagctggtaaagaatccgcctgcaatgcaggagacctgggttccattcctgggttgggaagatcccctggagaatggaaaggctacccactccagtattctgccctggagaattccatggactgtacagtccgtggggtcgcaaagagtcggacatgactgagccactttcactttcttgaagtTTAAGAAGGACTTTTGTGCCATCTGAGCCTCTTGGCAGCCTTGCAACAGAGACGTTGCTTGATTCCCATCATTTAACAGGTGGAAAAAGAGactcagagaaaggaaatgacttgcccaaggtcatggcaGTTGCAGTGCAGGACTGAGGGTTTATGGCGCAGCTTTGAAAACCCCTCACTTTGAGAGGAGTATTGGATCTATATGCTTGTTTGCTGAGGACACTTATAAAACATTCCAGGGTAAGCCGAGGGACTGAAACCTAAGGTCTGGAACTTAATTAAATGATTTACCAAACCAGATTTGACTGCATGAACATGAAAATTGTCTATACATCAAAATATTCCATGAGCAAAGTTAGAAAACTAAGAGAGAAACACTGCAACATAAAGAGCTCTTGTGAAGCaataaaacaaatacacataGCCAAATGAAATAATGAGGGCagtcatgaaagaaaaattgCTGATGTTCAATATTGATAGTAAAAGAATGGACTTTCCTGCCAGCTCTGAGACCAgactattgatgggaatgtaagtcTTAC
Coding sequences within:
- the LOC128071357 gene encoding kynurenine--oxoglutarate transaminase 1 isoform X3, whose product is MFRNATAICLHLVGPLWGKKSGASLTRCLHQTFTMAKRLQARRLDGIDQNPWVEFVKLASEEADVVNLGQGFPDFSPPEFAVEAFQHATSGDFMLNQYTKAFGYPPLTKILASFFGKLLGQEIDPLKNVLVTVGAYGALFTAFQALVDEGDEVIIVEPFFDCYEPMTLMAGGRPVFVSLKPSPTQKGEPDSSSNWQLDPTELASKFTSRTKAFILNTPNNPLGKVFSREELELVASLCQQHDVVCITDEVYQWLVFDGFQHISIASLPGMWERTLTIGSAGKTFSVTGWKVGWVLGPDSLMKHLRTVHQNSIYHCATQCQAAVAQSFEREQLHFGQPSSYFVQFPQYIQRCRDHMIQSLQSVGLRPVIPQGSYFLITDISDFKNKMPDLPGAADEPYDRRFVKWMIKNKGLMAIPVSTFVSVPHQKFFDHYIRFCFVKDESTLRAMDQKLQKWKAELMP
- the LOC128071357 gene encoding kynurenine--oxoglutarate transaminase 1 isoform X1, whose translation is MFRNATAICLHLVGPLWGKKSGASLTRCLHQTFTMAKRLQARRLDGIDQNPWVEFVKLASEEADVVNLGQGFPDFSPPEFAVEAFQHATSGDFMLNQYTKAFGYPPLTKILASFFGKLLGQEIDPLKNVLVTVGAYGALFTAFQALVDEGDEVIIVEPFFDCYEPMTLMAGGRPVFVSLKPSPTQKGEPDSSSNWQLDPTELASKFTSRTKAFILNTPNNPLGKVFSREELELVASLCQQHDVVCITDEVYQWLVFDGFQHISIASLPGMWERTLTIGSAGKTFSVTGWKVREYGGMGSPPSTIVGGRGWPGNPERVWLGPQGPHPLPMFLVQVGWVLGPDSLMKHLRTVHQNSIYHCATQCQAAVAQSFEREQLHFGQPSSYFVQFPQYIQRCRDHMIQSLQSVGLRPVIPQGSYFLITDISDFKNKMPDLPGAADEPYDRRFVKWMIKNKGLMAIPVSTFVSVPHQKFFDHYIRFCFVKDESTLRAMDQKLQKWKAELMP
- the LOC128071357 gene encoding kynurenine--oxoglutarate transaminase 1 isoform X2 is translated as MFRNATAICLHLVGPLWGKKSGASLTRCLHQTLTPCLLCCLQFTMAKRLQARRLDGIDQNPWVEFVKLASEEADVVNLGQGFPDFSPPEFAVEAFQHATSGDFMLNQYTKAFGYPPLTKILASFFGKLLGQEIDPLKNVLVTVGAYGALFTAFQALVDEGDEVIIVEPFFDCYEPMTLMAGGRPVFVSLKPSPTQKGEPDSSSNWQLDPTELASKFTSRTKAFILNTPNNPLGKVFSREELELVASLCQQHDVVCITDEVYQWLVFDGFQHISIASLPGMWERTLTIGSAGKTFSVTGWKVGWVLGPDSLMKHLRTVHQNSIYHCATQCQAAVAQSFEREQLHFGQPSSYFVQFPQYIQRCRDHMIQSLQSVGLRPVIPQGSYFLITDISDFKNKMPDLPGAADEPYDRRFVKWMIKNKGLMAIPVSTFVSVPHQKFFDHYIRFCFVKDESTLRAMDQKLQKWKAELMP
- the LOC128071357 gene encoding kynurenine--oxoglutarate transaminase 1 isoform X5 — protein: MAKRLQARRLDGIDQNPWVEFVKLASEEADVVNLGQGFPDFSPPEFAVEAFQHATSGDFMLNQYTKAFGYPPLTKILASFFGKLLGQEIDPLKNVLVTVGAYGALFTAFQALVDEGDEVIIVEPFFDCYEPMTLMAGGRPVFVSLKPSPTQKGEPDSSSNWQLDPTELASKFTSRTKAFILNTPNNPLGKVFSREELELVASLCQQHDVVCITDEVYQWLVFDGFQHISIASLPGMWERTLTIGSAGKTFSVTGWKVGWVLGPDSLMKHLRTVHQNSIYHCATQCQAAVAQSFEREQLHFGQPSSYFVQFPQYIQRCRDHMIQSLQSVGLRPVIPQGSYFLITDISDFKNKMPDLPGAADEPYDRRFVKWMIKNKGLMAIPVSTFVSVPHQKFFDHYIRFCFVKDESTLRAMDQKLQKWKAELMP
- the LOC128071357 gene encoding kynurenine--oxoglutarate transaminase 1 isoform X4; its protein translation is MRIILTPLFTMAKRLQARRLDGIDQNPWVEFVKLASEEADVVNLGQGFPDFSPPEFAVEAFQHATSGDFMLNQYTKAFGYPPLTKILASFFGKLLGQEIDPLKNVLVTVGAYGALFTAFQALVDEGDEVIIVEPFFDCYEPMTLMAGGRPVFVSLKPSPTQKGEPDSSSNWQLDPTELASKFTSRTKAFILNTPNNPLGKVFSREELELVASLCQQHDVVCITDEVYQWLVFDGFQHISIASLPGMWERTLTIGSAGKTFSVTGWKVGWVLGPDSLMKHLRTVHQNSIYHCATQCQAAVAQSFEREQLHFGQPSSYFVQFPQYIQRCRDHMIQSLQSVGLRPVIPQGSYFLITDISDFKNKMPDLPGAADEPYDRRFVKWMIKNKGLMAIPVSTFVSVPHQKFFDHYIRFCFVKDESTLRAMDQKLQKWKAELMP